Proteins encoded in a region of the Ancylobacter sp. SL191 genome:
- the hisF gene encoding imidazole glycerol phosphate synthase subunit HisF, which yields MLKVRVIPCLDVKDGRVVKGVKFVDLRDAGDPVEAAKAYDAAGADELCFLDITASVEARSTLIDVVSRTAEQCFMPLTVGGGVRTVEDIRALLNAGADKVSINTAAVNRREFVREAAEKFGEQCIVVAIDAKKVSAEGEPDRWEIFTHGGRNRTGIDAVEYAKEVVALGAGEILLTSMDRDGTGEGFDLKLTRAISDAVPVPVIASGGVGTLDHLVDGIREGGASAVLAASIFHFGTFTIGAAKQRLAQAGLPVRDAAGSEGEL from the coding sequence ATGCTCAAGGTTCGCGTCATCCCCTGCCTCGACGTGAAGGACGGGCGCGTCGTCAAGGGCGTGAAGTTCGTCGATCTGCGCGACGCGGGCGATCCCGTGGAAGCCGCCAAGGCCTATGACGCGGCGGGCGCGGACGAGCTGTGCTTCCTCGACATCACCGCCAGCGTCGAGGCGCGCAGCACGCTGATCGATGTGGTGAGCCGCACCGCCGAGCAGTGCTTCATGCCCCTCACGGTTGGCGGCGGCGTGCGCACGGTGGAGGACATCCGGGCGCTCCTCAACGCCGGCGCCGACAAGGTGTCGATCAACACCGCTGCCGTGAACCGGCGCGAATTCGTGCGCGAGGCGGCGGAAAAATTCGGCGAGCAGTGCATTGTCGTCGCCATCGACGCCAAGAAGGTGTCGGCCGAGGGCGAGCCCGACCGCTGGGAGATCTTCACCCATGGCGGGCGCAACCGCACCGGCATCGACGCGGTGGAGTACGCGAAGGAAGTCGTGGCGCTCGGCGCCGGCGAAATCCTCCTCACCTCCATGGACCGCGACGGCACGGGCGAGGGCTTCGACCTGAAGCTGACCCGCGCCATCTCCGATGCCGTGCCGGTCCCGGTGATCGCCTCCGGCGGTGTCGGCACGCTCGACCATCTCGTTGACGGCATCCGCGAGGGCGGGGCGTCCGCCGTGCTCGCGGCCTCCATCTTCCATTTCGGCACCTTCACCATCGGTGCCGCCAAGCAGCGCCTGGCGCAGGCCGGTCTGCCGGTCCGCGATGCCGCGGGTTCCGAGGGTGAGCTATGA
- a CDS encoding alpha-ketoglutarate-dependent dioxygenase AlkB family protein → MAAPVEIAPGCLWWAGWLDRGGQESLAEELREILIRAPLFTPRMPRTGTPFSVRMSNCGPLGWVSDETGYRYQPTHPETFEPWPAMPDVLTRTWAELAQTALAPEACLINWYAPGARMGLHQDRDEREFTAPVLSLSLGDTAVFRIGGTSRKDATRSIRLESGDALVLSGPSRLAFHGIDRVIAGSSTLLKQPGRINLTLRRVNPGDAGEIPPP, encoded by the coding sequence GTGGCGGCGCCGGTCGAGATCGCGCCCGGTTGCCTGTGGTGGGCCGGGTGGCTGGACCGGGGAGGGCAGGAGTCGCTGGCGGAGGAATTGCGGGAGATTCTCATCCGCGCGCCGCTGTTCACCCCCCGTATGCCGCGCACCGGGACGCCTTTTTCGGTGCGCATGTCCAATTGCGGACCGCTCGGCTGGGTCTCGGACGAGACCGGCTATCGCTACCAGCCGACGCATCCCGAGACCTTTGAGCCCTGGCCGGCCATGCCGGATGTACTCACCCGCACCTGGGCGGAACTCGCGCAAACGGCGCTCGCGCCCGAGGCCTGCCTGATCAACTGGTACGCCCCCGGCGCCCGCATGGGGCTGCATCAGGACCGCGACGAGCGCGAGTTTACCGCTCCGGTGCTGTCGCTTTCGCTAGGGGATACCGCGGTGTTCCGCATTGGTGGCACGTCGCGCAAGGATGCCACGCGCTCCATCCGCCTCGAATCGGGCGATGCGCTGGTGCTCTCTGGGCCGAGCCGCCTCGCCTTTCACGGTATTGATCGCGTTATCGCCGGCAGTTCGACCCTGCTGAAGCAGCCCGGCCGGATCAATCTGACGTTACGGCGCGTGAATCCGGGCGATGCCGGCGAGATTCCGCCGCCTTGA
- a CDS encoding phosphoribosyl-ATP diphosphatase produces the protein MTETSPRVSLEDLAAIVAQRAAASTETSYTRSLLAKGVAKCAQKLGEEAVETALAAVSGDTKAVVSEAADLLYHLAVLLQARGVPLDDVYAELGRRTGQSGLEEKASRPKG, from the coding sequence ATGACCGAGACGAGCCCGCGCGTGAGCCTCGAGGACCTCGCCGCCATTGTCGCGCAGCGCGCGGCGGCATCGACGGAAACGTCCTACACGCGCTCCCTTCTCGCCAAGGGCGTCGCCAAATGCGCGCAGAAGCTTGGCGAGGAAGCGGTCGAGACCGCGTTGGCGGCGGTATCGGGCGATACCAAAGCCGTCGTTTCCGAAGCGGCGGATCTTCTCTATCATCTCGCGGTTCTCTTGCAGGCGCGCGGCGTGCCACTGGACGACGTTTATGCGGAATTGGGTCGTCGGACCGGCCAGTCCGGGCTGGAAGAGAAGGCCTCCCGCCCGAAGGGCTGA
- the grpE gene encoding nucleotide exchange factor GrpE: MSEDTRNPAEQPETLASVPPEASDAPGAPEDIAAQLAADNERLQGEVASLKDKFLRAFAEADNVRRRAEREVADAKVYGITGFARDLLNVADDFERALGTIDPQAREQADGTLKTLLDGIELTSRALNHALTKHGVARIEAEGTKFDPNLHQAMFEVPNPDVPSGTVVQVVQPGYTIGGRVLRPAMVGVAKGGPKAAPAGEG; this comes from the coding sequence ATGAGCGAAGACACCCGCAATCCGGCGGAACAGCCCGAGACCCTGGCGAGCGTTCCTCCCGAGGCGAGCGACGCGCCGGGTGCGCCGGAAGATATCGCCGCCCAACTCGCAGCCGACAATGAGCGCCTTCAAGGCGAGGTCGCGAGCTTGAAGGACAAGTTCCTGCGCGCCTTCGCCGAGGCCGACAATGTGCGCCGCCGCGCCGAGCGCGAGGTCGCCGACGCCAAGGTCTATGGCATTACCGGCTTTGCCCGCGACCTGCTGAACGTGGCGGATGATTTCGAGCGCGCGCTCGGCACCATCGATCCGCAGGCGCGCGAGCAGGCGGATGGCACACTGAAGACCCTGCTCGACGGCATCGAGTTGACCTCCCGCGCCCTGAACCATGCCCTCACCAAGCATGGCGTCGCCCGCATCGAGGCGGAAGGCACGAAGTTCGACCCGAACCTGCATCAGGCCATGTTCGAGGTGCCGAACCCGGACGTGCCCTCGGGCACGGTCGTGCAGGTGGTGCAGCCCGGCTACACGATCGGCGGGCGCGTGTTGCGCCCGGCCATGGTCGGCGTTGCCAAGGGCGGCCCGAAGGCCGCCCCCGCCGGCGAGGGCTGA
- the coaA gene encoding type I pantothenate kinase — protein sequence MDMKLDEGGLSPFRNFSRAEWAALRADTPQPLKPEEIVRLQGLNDRLSIAEIEEIYLPLSRLLSMYVGAAQKLFRAMQKFLGPEENGKMPYIIGVAGSVAVGKSTTSRVLQALLARWPNTPKVALVTTDGFLLPNAVLQEEGLMGRKGFPESYDLPALLHFLSDIKAGRRPVRAPLYSHFHYDVKPNEMVEVDQPDILIVEGLNVLQTSRPPKDGKGIPFVSDFFDFKIYIDADEAILERWYVRRFMRLRETAFRDPAAYFHRYAGISDAEADATARGIWRTINLVNLRDNILPTRQRADLILRKGGDHEVEAVALRKL from the coding sequence ATGGACATGAAGCTCGACGAGGGGGGCCTGTCCCCCTTCCGCAATTTTTCGCGTGCCGAATGGGCAGCGCTGCGCGCCGACACGCCGCAGCCGCTGAAGCCCGAGGAAATCGTCCGGCTTCAGGGCCTCAATGACCGGCTGTCGATCGCCGAGATCGAGGAAATCTACCTGCCGCTCTCGCGCCTGCTGTCCATGTATGTGGGCGCCGCGCAGAAGCTGTTCCGCGCCATGCAGAAATTCCTCGGCCCGGAAGAGAACGGCAAGATGCCCTATATCATCGGTGTCGCCGGCTCGGTGGCGGTGGGCAAGTCCACCACCTCCCGCGTGCTGCAGGCGCTGCTGGCGCGTTGGCCGAACACGCCGAAGGTGGCCCTCGTCACCACCGATGGCTTCCTTCTGCCCAATGCCGTCCTCCAGGAAGAGGGGCTGATGGGCCGCAAGGGTTTCCCCGAAAGCTACGACCTGCCGGCGCTGCTGCACTTCCTGTCGGACATCAAGGCCGGCCGGCGCCCGGTGCGCGCGCCGCTCTACAGCCACTTCCATTATGACGTGAAGCCCAATGAGATGGTCGAGGTCGACCAGCCGGACATCCTGATCGTCGAGGGGCTGAACGTGCTGCAGACCAGTCGCCCGCCGAAGGATGGCAAGGGCATCCCCTTCGTCTCCGATTTCTTCGACTTCAAGATCTATATCGACGCCGACGAGGCGATCCTCGAGCGCTGGTATGTCCGGCGCTTCATGCGGCTGCGCGAGACCGCCTTCCGCGACCCGGCGGCCTATTTCCACCGTTATGCCGGTATTTCCGACGCCGAGGCCGATGCGACGGCGCGCGGCATCTGGCGCACCATCAACCTCGTAAATCTGCGCGACAACATCCTGCCGACCCGCCAGCGCGCCGACCTCATCCTGCGCAAGGGCGGCGACCACGAGGTCGAGGCGGTCGCGCTGAGGAAGCTCTAG